Proteins encoded by one window of Pseudomonas tructae:
- a CDS encoding LPS-assembly lipoprotein LptE — MIKRNLLVMGLAVMLSACGFQLRGTGNSELAIKELDLSARNAYGDTVVQLRQALQSSGVKVHAGAPYKLVLTNEAETQRAATYAGSGRSAEYELTTVLSYSIEGHNDTNLLNDKLEVRKIYVHDGNNITGSDQEATQTRKEMRRDLVQNMLVRLQLLTPSQLDSLQQKADERAKAEADALEAARRAQDETPQQSPLQLPVN, encoded by the coding sequence ATGATCAAACGCAATCTGCTGGTAATGGGCCTGGCCGTCATGCTCAGCGCCTGCGGTTTCCAGCTGCGCGGTACTGGCAACAGCGAACTTGCGATCAAGGAACTGGACTTGAGCGCACGCAATGCCTACGGCGATACCGTGGTTCAACTGCGCCAGGCGCTGCAGAGCAGTGGCGTCAAGGTTCACGCCGGCGCGCCTTACAAACTGGTACTGACCAACGAAGCCGAGACCCAGCGCGCGGCGACCTATGCAGGCTCCGGCCGTTCGGCCGAGTACGAACTGACGACCGTGCTGAGCTACAGCATCGAGGGTCACAACGACACCAACCTGCTCAACGACAAGCTGGAAGTGCGCAAGATCTATGTGCATGACGGCAACAACATCACCGGTTCCGACCAGGAAGCCACCCAGACCCGCAAGGAAATGCGTCGCGACCTGGTGCAGAACATGCTGGTGCGCCTGCAACTGCTGACCCCAAGCCAGCTCGACAGCCTGCAGCAAAAGGCTGATGAACGCGCCAAGGCTGAAGCCGACGCCCTGGAAGCAGCGCGCCGCGCCCAGGACGAAACGCCTCAGCAGTCGCCGCTGCAACTACCGGTCAACTGA